The following proteins come from a genomic window of Phacochoerus africanus isolate WHEZ1 chromosome 9, ROS_Pafr_v1, whole genome shotgun sequence:
- the RPL7L1 gene encoding 60S ribosomal protein L7-like 1: MAEEEQRKKIPLVPENLLKKRKAYQALKATQAKQALLEKKEQRKGKELKFKRLEWFLHDSWRQLRDRVRLRRLEVKPHGLEVPDKHSLAFVVRIERISGVSSVVQRTIARLRLKKIFSGVFMQVTPQTIKTLRIVEPYVTWGFPNLKSVRELILKRGQAKVKNKIIPLTDNTVIEEHLGKFGVICLEDLIHEIAFPGKNFQAISGFLRPFQLSVARHATKNRVGFLKEVGSPGYRGERINQLIRQLN; the protein is encoded by the exons ATGGCGGAGGAAGA gcaaagaaaaaagatcccTTTGGTTCCAGAAAATCTCTTGAAAAAGAGGAAGGCATATCAGGCCCTCAAAGCCACCCAGGCAAAGCAAGCGcttttggaaaagaaagag cagaggaaaggaaaggaactcAAGTTTAAACGACTAGAATGGTTCCTACATGATTCCTGGCGGCAACTACGTGACAGAGTGCGCCTCAGACGACTGGAAGTGAAGCCTCATGGCTTGGAAGTGCCAGATAAACATTCCTTGGCCTTTGTTGTACGCATCGAAAG GATCAGTGGGGTGAGTTCAGTGGTGCAGAGGACCATTGCAAGACTTCGCCTGAAGAAGATTTTCAGCGGTGTCTTTATGCAGGTCACCCCTCAAACCATAAAAACGCTTCGTATAGTGGAACCTTATGTGACCTGGGG ATTTCCAAATCTGAAGTCTGTTCGGGAACTCATCTTAAAACGGGGACAAGCCAAGGTCAAGAATAAAATCATTCCTCTGACAGACAACACAGTGATTGAGGAGCATCTGG GGAAGTTTGGTGTCATTTGCTTGGAAGACCTCATTCATGAGATTGCCTTCCCTGGGAAGAATTTTCAGGCGATCTCAGGGTTCTTGCGCCCTTTCCAACTCTCAGTGGCCCGTCATGCTACCAAGAATAGAGTGGGCTTCCTCAAGGAAGTGGGCTCTCCTGGCTACCGTGGTGAACGCATCAATCAGCTCATCCGGCAATTGAACTAA